ATAAGCAGATAAATGTGTTAAGATTATGTGCTAAGGGATATAAAGAAGCAGTTATATCAGAAGAATTAAAAATTAACATAGCAACAGTAAAATATCACAAAAAGCAAATTATATACAAGCTACAAACAAAGAGTATCCAAGAAGCTGTAGCAAAAGCAGTCAAGCTAAATTTAATATCTATATAGACTATACTTTAGTATAGTCTTTTTGTTTGTTAAATTATACTAAAGTATAGTCATATTTATAGTAAAACTATACAAAAATATAGTAGACAAAATAAACATTATTAAATAAAATTAAAAAAAGAATAGTGTTATAAATTATATGTATTTGTATTTATTATATGTAAACATTTAAAGTACAAATACTAATTGGTGTAAATACAATTTTAGATGAAAGAGGGAATAAAATTGCTACCCCACAATATCTATAATAGCAATAGGGCCCTCTCCATTTAATAACCCAATATTTTGATTATATTATATTTTAATCAATTTGAAAAGGAAGAAAGATTATAGCTGTTTGCAAAAAGGATAATTTGTTGAGGTAAAAGATGACAATACAGCAATTAAGTACAAGATGTAAAAGGAAAATAAAGAGAAAGTTTCATATAACATATATAAATAGTAAAAGCAATAACCAATCAGAATTAATGGAATATATTAGTAATATTTAAAAAAGACAATACAATTCTATATCCTCAAAGTATGCTTCTTTTAGAGGATTGGATATAAGCAAAAATATTAAATAGATGATTAAGAATAGGATAAAGAAAAAATTAAAGTTTTAAGCAATAAGCTATTTAAGCTTGTTAAATTTTTGATAGTAAGTATAGAACACGATAGATTAATATTATAGGCAAGAATAAATAGCAAGAGTGAAGAAATAGCAGATAAAAGGAAGTCAAGGAACAAAGACACATGATCGAAAGTAGATAAGGTGTTAGAACGCTTGAAAGATTTAAGTTGAGAAATAAATTGCTTATCATTAATGTTACTGAAATGCTTGATAATACTGACATTGAGCATTTATGCAAAAGACTATAATATTACATTGTAAAGGAGAGAATATATGTGAATCAATATGCTCCAAAACCCATAATAATGTCGATTGATGTTACATACAAGTGTACAATGAAGTGTTTACATTGTTTTAACGGTAGTAATGAAAACAATTTAGAAACAGAATTAACAGATAGTGAATTAATGAATATATCAGACCAAATTGTAGAAATAATGCCAAATGTAATTTGTTTTTGTGGGGGTGAACCACTTCTAAGAAAAGAAATATTATATAAGTGCTGCGAAAAGATTGTAACAGGATGTAAAGGAATAACTCAAGTAAATATGGTTACAAATGGAGAATTGGTGGATGAAGAAGTTGCTAATAATTTACAAAAAGCTGGTTTCTCATTGATTCAAGTTAGTCTTGATGGAGCTTCATCAGAGACTCATGATTGGCTTAGAAATAAAAACGGAAGCTTTAATAAAGCAATTAATGCTATAAAATGTTTACTAAATGCGGGGTTAATGGTAGGGGTTGCTTGTACTCCTTCTTTAAAAAATATTAATGAAATTGAAGAAATAATTAAATTATGTGAAAAAATGGGCGTTCATGATTTTAGAGTTCAGCCTTTAATGATTATGGGAAGAGCAAAAAGATATCTAAATGAGTATATTCCTTCTTATAATGATTATCGGTGGCTTGCAAGAAAGCTAATGGAATTACAAATGTTAAATATAGCAGAAAATAAAATGCATATCGAGTGGGGTGATCCAGTAGACCATCTTATAAGAGGTAATTATAGGGAAAATGGATATAATCCATTTATAGGAATAGATGCTTATGGATATATAAGAATTTCACCTTATTTACCAATTACATTTGGAAAT
This Caldicellulosiruptoraceae bacterium PP1 DNA region includes the following protein-coding sequences:
- a CDS encoding radical SAM protein codes for the protein MNQYAPKPIIMSIDVTYKCTMKCLHCFNGSNENNLETELTDSELMNISDQIVEIMPNVICFCGGEPLLRKEILYKCCEKIVTGCKGITQVNMVTNGELVDEEVANNLQKAGFSLIQVSLDGASSETHDWLRNKNGSFNKAINAIKCLLNAGLMVGVACTPSLKNINEIEEIIKLCEKMGVHDFRVQPLMIMGRAKRYLNEYIPSYNDYRWLARKLMELQMLNIAENKMHIEWGDPVDHLIRGNYRENGYNPFIGIDAYGYIRISPYLPITFGNIRKHKILDYWNSGLSNVWNLSIVKWISREIRSINDLNLSSKGFKEVYWEKSVDIDLIEEDISKIKIDKFLTNKY